The following proteins come from a genomic window of Polyangiaceae bacterium:
- the fabG gene encoding 3-oxoacyl-ACP reductase FabG, with product MFDLSNKVCVITGGSRGIGRASAEALAAAGAHVVIGYVNGEQAAASVAEGIAAAGGKAEIAQFDVGDSAAAEAAVAAIAKRLGRLDVLVASAGISVDGLLLRLKEEDFDRIFAVNVKGAVATARAAIKSMMRARTGRVVFLSSVVGEMGNVGQTAYAASKAALLGVTKSLAREYASRGITVNAIAPGYVETDMTSSLPEEAKKAMLDAVPLGRAGTSQDVAAAVVYLASDEASYVTGQTLRINGGMYM from the coding sequence ATGTTCGATCTGAGCAACAAAGTCTGCGTCATCACCGGTGGCTCGCGCGGGATCGGCCGAGCCAGCGCGGAGGCGCTCGCGGCTGCCGGAGCCCACGTGGTCATCGGCTACGTGAACGGCGAACAGGCCGCGGCGAGCGTGGCAGAGGGCATCGCCGCCGCAGGCGGCAAGGCGGAGATCGCTCAGTTCGACGTCGGAGACAGTGCCGCTGCGGAAGCCGCGGTCGCTGCCATCGCCAAACGCCTCGGAAGGCTCGACGTGCTGGTGGCCAGCGCCGGCATCAGCGTGGACGGCCTGCTCTTGCGGCTCAAGGAAGAGGACTTCGATCGTATCTTCGCGGTGAACGTGAAGGGCGCCGTGGCCACCGCCCGAGCGGCCATCAAGAGCATGATGCGGGCCCGCACAGGTCGCGTCGTGTTCCTGTCCAGCGTGGTCGGAGAGATGGGAAACGTCGGGCAAACCGCCTATGCGGCCTCCAAGGCCGCGCTCTTGGGCGTGACCAAGAGCTTGGCGCGGGAGTACGCCTCCCGCGGCATCACCGTCAACGCCATCGCCCCGGGCTACGTGGAAACGGACATGACCAGCTCGCTGCCCGAGGAGGCCAAGAAGGCCATGCTCGACGCAGTCCCGTTGGGGCGAGCGGGTACCTCGCAGGACGTGGCGGCGGCAGTGGTGTACTTGGCCTCGGACGAGGCGAGCTACGTGACAGGACAGACGCTGCGCATCAACGGCGGCATGTACATGTGA
- a CDS encoding DUF4349 domain-containing protein yields the protein MARLTHLVGLLVALFLVVGCGGSAPYAGSKSADYAAEAPMTETAAAAEPEMYAPGTATAGVDEADDARVAEDAPLAGGAPAPQNAPPPPPAPPPKRTETKPDVPTPAPGAQPEPDTGVATSGQGATIASPMLIYTADVNMAVFEAKKAMDAVEKIARQAGGYLVKRDDRTITVRVPAGKFDGSVTDITKLGDVLHKNVSVQDVTSEYVDLQIRMRNLEVVRKRLEKLLEKADKVPDAIAVEKELERVTGELERMKGRLKLLTELVHFSTITVTFSARPTDHVDSKVRLPFPWLDTLGLGELLRM from the coding sequence ATGGCGAGACTCACGCACCTTGTCGGGCTCCTCGTAGCCCTGTTCCTGGTCGTCGGGTGTGGTGGCTCGGCGCCCTACGCGGGGAGCAAGAGCGCCGACTACGCGGCCGAGGCGCCGATGACGGAAACGGCGGCGGCTGCAGAGCCGGAAATGTATGCGCCGGGCACCGCCACCGCCGGCGTGGACGAAGCCGATGACGCGCGCGTCGCGGAGGATGCTCCTCTCGCGGGCGGCGCCCCGGCGCCGCAGAACGCTCCGCCTCCCCCGCCCGCGCCACCGCCAAAGCGGACGGAGACCAAGCCCGACGTTCCGACGCCCGCTCCGGGCGCTCAGCCCGAGCCCGACACCGGCGTGGCGACGAGCGGCCAGGGGGCGACCATTGCGTCTCCGATGCTCATCTACACGGCCGACGTGAACATGGCCGTGTTCGAGGCCAAGAAGGCGATGGACGCGGTCGAGAAGATCGCTCGGCAGGCGGGCGGCTACCTGGTGAAGCGCGACGATCGCACCATCACCGTGCGGGTGCCAGCCGGCAAGTTCGACGGCTCGGTGACCGACATCACCAAGCTGGGCGACGTGCTTCACAAGAACGTGAGCGTGCAGGACGTCACCAGCGAGTATGTCGATCTGCAGATCCGCATGCGCAACCTGGAAGTGGTGCGCAAACGCCTCGAGAAGCTGCTCGAGAAGGCCGACAAGGTGCCCGACGCCATCGCCGTCGAGAAAGAGCTCGAAAGAGTGACGGGCGAGCTGGAGCGCATGAAGGGTCGGCTCAAGCTGCTGACGGAGCTGGTCCACTTCTCCACCATCACGGTCACCTTCTCGGCACGGCCCACGGATCACGTGGACTCGAAGGTCCGACTCCCCTTCCCCTGGCTGGATACCCTCGGCCTGGGCGAGCTGTTGAGGATGTGA
- the ribD gene encoding bifunctional diaminohydroxyphosphoribosylaminopyrimidine deaminase/5-amino-6-(5-phosphoribosylamino)uracil reductase RibD: MARAIEIAQGGDPSPNPHVGSVVADGETILAEGFHAAVGLEHAEIVALREAGESARGKTLYVTLEPCNHEGRTPPCVDAILAAGIGRVVVGCKDPNPGVEGGGIERLEAAGVEVVVGVLEKEAKKLIEPWSKYITEQASYLSLKLAVSLDGRIATRTGASKWITCADSRARVHLLRTRHDAVMVGINTVIADDPRLTVRDVPGRSPVRVVMDSKLRIPTSCQLVQTAKEVPTCVVTTVDASRAVAESLEDLGVSVIRVPASAEGRCDLRVTLRELALREVVSVLCEGGAELAGSLLAGGLPDEMHVFLAPVLLGPRGRPGAVDWAGPENPADAPRIESPRWELCGNDAYVSGRLVYPKKSTRTTTAS; this comes from the coding sequence ATGGCCCGCGCCATCGAGATCGCCCAGGGTGGCGACCCCTCGCCGAATCCCCACGTGGGTTCGGTGGTGGCGGACGGCGAGACCATCCTTGCCGAAGGCTTTCACGCCGCAGTCGGCCTGGAGCACGCCGAGATCGTCGCCCTCCGGGAAGCGGGGGAGTCCGCGCGGGGCAAGACCCTGTACGTGACGCTGGAGCCCTGCAACCACGAGGGCCGGACCCCGCCCTGCGTGGACGCGATTCTGGCGGCGGGCATCGGCCGCGTGGTGGTCGGCTGCAAGGATCCCAATCCCGGCGTCGAGGGTGGGGGTATCGAGCGGCTCGAAGCCGCCGGGGTGGAAGTCGTCGTCGGCGTGCTCGAGAAAGAAGCCAAGAAGCTCATCGAGCCGTGGAGCAAGTACATCACCGAGCAGGCGTCGTACTTATCCCTCAAGCTGGCCGTCAGCCTCGATGGCCGCATCGCCACCCGCACCGGCGCTTCCAAGTGGATCACCTGCGCGGACTCCCGCGCGCGCGTTCACCTGCTCCGCACTCGGCACGACGCGGTGATGGTGGGCATCAACACCGTAATAGCGGACGATCCGCGCCTCACCGTCCGGGACGTGCCGGGCCGCAGCCCCGTCCGCGTGGTGATGGACAGCAAGCTCCGCATCCCCACCAGCTGCCAGCTGGTGCAGACGGCCAAAGAGGTGCCCACCTGCGTGGTGACGACGGTAGATGCATCCCGCGCCGTGGCCGAGTCTCTGGAAGATCTCGGTGTCAGCGTGATCCGAGTGCCTGCTTCGGCAGAAGGCCGCTGCGACTTGCGCGTCACCCTGCGCGAGCTGGCGCTGCGCGAGGTCGTGAGCGTCTTGTGTGAAGGCGGCGCAGAGCTCGCGGGCAGCCTGCTCGCCGGCGGTTTGCCCGACGAGATGCACGTGTTCTTGGCACCGGTGCTGCTCGGTCCTCGCGGGCGGCCGGGCGCAGTGGACTGGGCCGGCCCCGAGAATCCCGCAGACGCGCCCCGTATCGAATCGCCCCGCTGGGAGCTGTGTGGCAACGATGCCTACGTCTCCGGGCGCCTCGTGTATCCGAAGAAGAGCACGCGCACGACCACCGCGAGCTGA
- the def gene encoding peptide deformylase: protein MAVLEILEYPDPRLREVAKPVEKVTAEIRQLAEDMAETMYAAPGVGLAAPQVGVGLRIFVIDIADEDEPSDLRTFINPEITKTDGSQMWNEGCLSFPGVSEEIKRAERVVVRALDAKGKPFELEADGLLAVAIQHENDHLNGVLMIDKLSALKKRRMGRKLAKRPSANA from the coding sequence ATGGCAGTCCTCGAGATCCTCGAATACCCGGACCCGCGCCTGCGCGAGGTAGCCAAGCCCGTGGAAAAGGTAACGGCGGAAATCCGCCAGCTGGCGGAGGACATGGCCGAGACCATGTACGCGGCCCCCGGCGTGGGGCTCGCCGCGCCGCAGGTCGGCGTGGGTCTGCGCATCTTCGTCATCGACATCGCGGACGAGGACGAGCCGAGCGATCTCCGGACCTTCATCAATCCGGAAATCACCAAGACGGACGGCTCGCAAATGTGGAACGAGGGCTGCCTCTCCTTCCCGGGCGTCAGCGAGGAGATCAAGCGCGCGGAGCGCGTGGTGGTGCGCGCCTTGGATGCCAAAGGCAAGCCCTTCGAGCTGGAGGCAGACGGCCTCCTCGCCGTGGCGATCCAACACGAAAACGATCATCTGAACGGCGTCTTGATGATCGACAAGCTCAGCGCCCTGAAGAAGCGCCGCATGGGCCGCAAGCTCGCCAAGCGCCCCAGCGCCAACGCCTGA
- a CDS encoding ketoacyl-ACP synthase III, translating to MVTDGAPASRIAGTGAYVPEKILTNFDLEKVVDTSDEWIRERTGIKERRVAASDEAASDMAVAAARRALEAAGLEAKDLDMIVVGTISADMPLPACAAFVQQKLGCPGIPAFDVAAACAGFLYATSIGDQFIRTGMAKNVLVIGVELLSRVLNWEDRATCVLFGDGAGAAVLTPASDDGGGVLSTKLYTDATLAESLCIPAGGSKEPLTAEGIEQARDKVHMIGGDIFKVAVKNLTSASREALAHAGLEAEHVDWVVPHQANMRIISQVAVRLEIPLSRFVLNIERYGNTSSASIPIALDEAVRDGRIKPGQTVLMCALGAGISWASALVRM from the coding sequence ATGGTCACGGACGGAGCGCCGGCAAGCCGCATCGCCGGAACGGGGGCATACGTTCCCGAGAAGATCCTGACGAACTTCGACCTCGAGAAGGTCGTGGACACGTCGGACGAGTGGATCCGGGAACGCACCGGCATCAAGGAGCGGCGCGTGGCCGCCAGCGACGAGGCCGCCAGCGACATGGCCGTCGCTGCCGCGCGGCGTGCCCTCGAGGCGGCGGGACTCGAGGCCAAGGACCTCGACATGATCGTCGTCGGCACCATCAGCGCCGACATGCCGCTGCCCGCGTGCGCTGCGTTCGTGCAACAGAAGCTTGGCTGTCCCGGCATTCCGGCCTTCGACGTCGCGGCGGCCTGCGCGGGCTTCCTGTACGCAACGTCCATCGGCGACCAGTTCATCCGAACCGGCATGGCGAAGAACGTGCTCGTGATCGGCGTGGAGCTCTTGTCTCGCGTGTTGAACTGGGAAGATCGCGCCACTTGCGTGCTGTTCGGCGACGGCGCCGGCGCGGCAGTGTTGACCCCCGCGAGCGACGACGGCGGAGGCGTGCTCTCCACCAAGCTGTACACCGACGCCACGCTGGCGGAGTCCCTGTGCATTCCCGCCGGAGGCAGCAAAGAGCCCCTCACCGCCGAGGGTATCGAGCAAGCTCGAGACAAGGTGCACATGATCGGCGGCGACATCTTCAAGGTGGCCGTCAAGAATCTCACCAGCGCGTCCCGGGAGGCGCTGGCCCACGCCGGGCTCGAGGCCGAGCACGTGGACTGGGTCGTGCCCCACCAGGCGAACATGCGCATCATCAGCCAAGTCGCGGTGCGGCTCGAGATCCCCCTCTCCCGCTTCGTGTTGAACATCGAGCGTTACGGCAACACCTCCAGCGCCAGCATCCCCATCGCCCTCGACGAGGCCGTGCGTGACGGCCGCATCAAGCCCGGTCAGACGGTGCTGATGTGCGCGCTGGGCGCCGGCATCTCCTGGGCGAGCGCGCTGGTGCGCATGTAG
- the fabF gene encoding beta-ketoacyl-ACP synthase II — MERVVVTGMGLVTPNGVGLEPTWNSLLAGQSSAGPITLFELDERYPTRFACEVKNYDPAQYMERKKLKEATRFITFAMGATKMAIEDAGLELTEEERDTTGTFIGVGLGGVENLERCTLVLEHKGPTKVSPYFIPSLIANMAAGQVSIAFGLRGPSICHTSACSSSGHALGEAARWIRDGRASVMVAGGAEATISPIGVTGFSAMFALSRRNDAPEKASRPWDTGRDGFVCGEGAGTLILESLTRAKKRGARILAEITGFGASSDAYHITKPAPGGAGGLRAMKQALADAKLAPDAIDYINAHGTSTPAGDVEEARAIAQLFGAHALDKKLWVSSTKSMMGHLLGAAGAVEAAICVKAIETGRVPPTINLDDQDPECPLDFIAHTARERRVRHAMTNSFGFGGTNATLVLSAYEG; from the coding sequence ATGGAGCGCGTCGTTGTCACCGGCATGGGCTTGGTCACGCCCAACGGAGTGGGCCTGGAGCCCACCTGGAATTCTCTGCTCGCTGGGCAGAGCTCGGCGGGCCCCATCACGCTGTTCGAGCTGGACGAACGCTACCCCACCCGCTTCGCCTGCGAGGTGAAGAACTACGACCCCGCTCAGTACATGGAGCGGAAGAAGCTCAAGGAAGCCACGCGCTTCATCACCTTCGCCATGGGCGCCACCAAGATGGCGATCGAGGACGCCGGGCTCGAGCTCACGGAAGAAGAGCGCGACACCACCGGAACGTTCATTGGCGTGGGGCTCGGGGGCGTCGAAAATCTCGAGCGCTGCACGTTGGTTCTCGAGCACAAAGGGCCGACCAAGGTCAGCCCCTATTTCATTCCCTCCCTCATCGCCAACATGGCGGCCGGACAGGTGTCCATCGCCTTCGGGCTCCGCGGCCCGAGCATCTGCCACACCAGCGCTTGCTCCTCCAGCGGCCACGCCCTCGGAGAAGCCGCTCGCTGGATCCGCGACGGACGCGCCAGCGTGATGGTCGCCGGTGGCGCGGAAGCGACCATCTCGCCCATCGGCGTCACGGGTTTCTCGGCCATGTTCGCCCTCAGCCGTCGCAACGACGCTCCCGAGAAGGCCAGTCGCCCATGGGACACGGGCCGCGACGGCTTCGTGTGCGGCGAGGGCGCCGGCACCTTGATCCTGGAATCGCTCACTCGCGCCAAGAAGCGCGGCGCGCGCATCTTGGCGGAGATCACCGGCTTCGGTGCCTCGAGCGACGCCTATCACATCACCAAGCCCGCTCCCGGCGGCGCGGGAGGCCTGCGCGCCATGAAGCAAGCGCTGGCCGACGCGAAGCTCGCGCCCGATGCCATCGACTACATCAACGCCCACGGCACCAGCACGCCGGCGGGGGACGTGGAAGAGGCGCGGGCCATCGCCCAGCTGTTCGGAGCCCACGCCCTCGACAAGAAGCTGTGGGTCAGCTCCACCAAGAGCATGATGGGACATCTCCTCGGCGCCGCGGGGGCCGTGGAAGCGGCCATCTGCGTGAAGGCCATCGAGACCGGGCGTGTGCCCCCCACCATCAACCTGGACGACCAGGACCCCGAGTGCCCTCTGGACTTCATCGCCCACACCGCGCGGGAACGCCGCGTTCGGCACGCGATGACGAACTCCTTCGGCTTCGGAGGCACCAACGCGACGCTCGTGCTGTCCGCCTACGAGGGCTGA
- the fabD gene encoding ACP S-malonyltransferase yields the protein MSVAWLFPGQGTQVVGMGKALYEASAQAREVFDRADQALGWKLSSLCFEGPESDLTLTKNTQPAIVTASIAALAALREAHPELAPPAFAAGHSLGEYSALVAAGALALEDAVRLVHLRGKAMQEAVPPGNGAMAAIMGGDADQVRNLCGDAAEGGVVAPANFNAPGQVVIAGEKDAVERAMKLAQERKLKAIPLKVSAPFHCALMAPAAKAVKEALKSVSLSAPEFPVISNVEAKPNSDADRIAELLVRQIDAPVLWDASVRAMADGGVDLALEIGPGKVLAGLVKRIDKRISVVAVGDPEGVTKALESLKN from the coding sequence ATGAGCGTGGCATGGCTATTCCCCGGACAGGGGACACAGGTCGTGGGCATGGGCAAGGCGCTGTACGAAGCGTCGGCTCAGGCCCGCGAGGTCTTCGACCGGGCCGACCAAGCGCTGGGTTGGAAGCTCTCCAGCCTGTGCTTCGAAGGTCCGGAGTCCGACCTCACCCTGACCAAGAACACCCAGCCGGCGATCGTGACCGCCAGCATCGCCGCATTGGCGGCGCTGCGGGAGGCGCACCCGGAGCTGGCTCCTCCTGCGTTCGCCGCCGGCCATTCCTTGGGCGAGTACAGCGCACTGGTGGCGGCGGGGGCGTTGGCGCTCGAAGATGCAGTGCGCCTCGTGCACCTGCGCGGCAAGGCCATGCAAGAGGCGGTGCCTCCGGGCAACGGCGCGATGGCCGCGATCATGGGGGGCGACGCGGACCAGGTTCGAAACCTGTGCGGGGACGCCGCCGAAGGTGGCGTGGTCGCGCCCGCCAACTTCAATGCCCCGGGCCAGGTGGTGATCGCCGGCGAGAAGGACGCAGTGGAACGCGCGATGAAGCTCGCCCAAGAGCGAAAGCTCAAGGCCATTCCTCTCAAGGTGAGCGCGCCATTCCACTGTGCGCTGATGGCCCCCGCTGCCAAGGCGGTGAAGGAAGCCCTGAAGAGCGTGTCACTCTCGGCGCCAGAGTTCCCGGTGATCTCCAACGTGGAGGCCAAGCCCAACTCGGACGCCGACCGCATCGCCGAGCTGCTCGTGCGTCAGATCGACGCTCCGGTGCTGTGGGATGCGAGCGTCCGCGCGATGGCCGACGGCGGCGTGGACCTCGCCCTGGAGATCGGACCGGGCAAGGTCCTGGCGGGGTTGGTGAAGCGCATCGACAAGCGCATCTCCGTGGTCGCTGTCGGCGACCCGGAAGGCGTCACCAAGGCGCTGGAATCGTTGAAAAATTGA
- the nrdR gene encoding transcriptional repressor NrdR gives MQCPSCRQMESRVVDSRLVTGGTVTWRRRECDACKRRFTTYERVELSLPTVVKKDGQREPFDRNKVLASLRIACNKRPVSADALEEEAECLERELSESGEREVSSMEIGERVMARLKKLDEVAYVRFASVYKSFRDIDEFMREMSALVHARGLDDTPRKSS, from the coding sequence ATGCAGTGCCCGTCGTGCCGTCAGATGGAGAGTCGGGTGGTCGACTCGCGCTTGGTCACCGGTGGGACGGTAACCTGGCGCCGCCGCGAGTGTGACGCTTGCAAACGCCGCTTCACCACTTACGAGCGAGTGGAGCTATCGCTGCCCACGGTGGTCAAGAAGGACGGCCAACGCGAGCCCTTCGACCGCAACAAGGTGCTCGCCAGCCTGCGCATCGCCTGCAACAAGCGACCGGTATCCGCCGACGCCCTGGAAGAAGAAGCGGAGTGCCTGGAACGCGAGCTGTCGGAGAGCGGTGAGCGCGAAGTCAGCTCCATGGAAATCGGCGAACGCGTGATGGCGCGCCTGAAAAAGCTCGACGAGGTCGCCTACGTGCGCTTTGCGAGCGTTTACAAGTCGTTCCGCGACATCGACGAGTTCATGCGCGAAATGAGCGCGCTCGTTCACGCGCGCGGGTTGGACGACACTCCCCGGAAGAGCTCCTGA
- a CDS encoding serine/threonine protein kinase: MKTTFGLLFLLLATGCGNSFVAATPPGFVELPDQERYDYRATTADGLVIAVREIDNDPKGTLDFWTRAIENRMRQRGGYALLSQADVKTKAGLAGKQLRFGHDEGGSPHLYTVTVFLTDSTIYLLESGGTKALMEKNAEQLEWAVQNFQVK; this comes from the coding sequence ATGAAGACGACGTTCGGATTGCTCTTCTTGCTGCTCGCCACCGGCTGCGGCAACTCCTTCGTGGCGGCCACACCGCCGGGCTTCGTGGAGCTGCCCGATCAGGAACGCTACGACTACCGCGCGACCACCGCGGACGGTCTGGTCATCGCCGTACGGGAGATCGACAACGACCCCAAGGGCACGCTGGACTTCTGGACTCGCGCCATCGAAAACCGGATGCGTCAGCGCGGCGGATACGCGCTCTTGAGTCAGGCCGACGTGAAGACCAAGGCCGGGCTCGCGGGCAAGCAGCTCCGTTTCGGCCACGACGAAGGCGGCTCACCACACCTGTATACGGTCACGGTGTTCTTGACGGACTCCACCATCTATCTCCTGGAATCCGGTGGAACCAAGGCTCTGATGGAGAAGAACGCCGAACAACTCGAGTGGGCGGTGCAGAACTTCCAGGTGAAGTGA
- the rpmF gene encoding 50S ribosomal protein L32 translates to MAVPKRRKSSSKRNMRRANHDKVVAPNVVPCPNCSAPMVSHRACPSCGHYKGRAVLKSDASES, encoded by the coding sequence GTGGCAGTTCCCAAGCGTCGTAAGTCCAGCAGCAAGCGCAACATGCGTCGCGCCAATCACGACAAGGTCGTGGCCCCCAACGTGGTGCCCTGCCCCAACTGCTCGGCGCCCATGGTCTCGCATCGCGCGTGTCCGTCCTGCGGGCACTACAAGGGCCGCGCGGTCCTGAAGAGCGACGCCAGCGAGAGCTGA
- the acpP gene encoding acyl carrier protein, translating to MAGRDIEAEVKRIIKEQLDVDEKDIKAESTFIDDLGADSLGLVELVLAFEEAFEIDIPDEDTEKIRTVQDAIDYINKNASA from the coding sequence ATGGCAGGCCGGGACATCGAGGCCGAAGTCAAGCGGATCATCAAGGAACAGCTCGACGTCGACGAGAAAGACATCAAGGCGGAGTCGACGTTCATCGACGACCTCGGCGCTGACTCGTTGGGTTTGGTCGAGCTGGTCCTCGCTTTCGAAGAGGCCTTCGAAATCGACATTCCGGACGAGGACACGGAGAAAATCCGGACCGTCCAGGATGCGATTGACTACATCAACAAGAACGCAAGCGCCTGA
- a CDS encoding DUF177 domain-containing protein, whose amino-acid sequence MEPSLVISVADLDDGPRSVRFELSEAWVDAALAGSEASSAGPGQVEVELLKNGSQVMVRGHAELAVTMTCVRTLAPVQVPLKPDIFLMLSEALPDLGARRRERKPRRKKGRLQAQTPEKPAKKSHRAWHDDPELSNERAAQDTYDGEKVVLDTFVREFILLDLPMSPTVSDLPSEDKAAIPPAPSAEGSEPSAPLDPRLAPLAAIAERLREHKK is encoded by the coding sequence GTGGAGCCCTCTCTCGTCATTTCCGTCGCCGATCTGGACGACGGCCCCCGCTCGGTTCGCTTCGAGCTCAGCGAGGCGTGGGTGGATGCCGCCCTCGCCGGCAGCGAGGCCAGCTCCGCCGGTCCGGGCCAGGTGGAAGTGGAGCTGTTGAAGAACGGGAGCCAGGTGATGGTGCGCGGCCACGCCGAGCTGGCCGTGACCATGACCTGCGTGCGCACCTTGGCGCCCGTCCAAGTCCCGCTGAAGCCCGACATATTCCTGATGCTTTCCGAAGCCTTGCCGGACCTTGGGGCGCGCCGACGGGAGCGCAAGCCGCGCCGCAAGAAAGGTCGGCTTCAGGCGCAGACGCCGGAAAAACCCGCCAAGAAGTCCCATCGCGCTTGGCACGACGACCCGGAGCTGTCGAACGAGCGGGCGGCCCAGGACACCTACGACGGTGAGAAGGTCGTACTGGACACCTTCGTGCGGGAGTTCATCCTGCTCGACTTGCCCATGTCCCCCACGGTTTCCGACTTGCCTTCCGAGGACAAAGCCGCTATCCCGCCCGCTCCCAGCGCCGAGGGCTCGGAGCCGAGCGCCCCCCTCGACCCGCGGCTCGCACCCCTGGCGGCCATCGCCGAGCGGCTGCGGGAGCACAAGAAGTAG